The following are encoded together in the Natronolimnobius sp. AArcel1 genome:
- a CDS encoding DegT/DnrJ/EryC1/StrS aminotransferase family protein, which translates to MSETNVDTETESEHAKSIDAEPTEPTAPSEETDGSVSIADPDVSDAVADRVQSVIEGGGLADGPEVRAFEDEFAAYCVAEQAVATSNGTTALHAALEAFGVGKGDAVLTSPFSFVASANAIRLAGATPVFADIDPETYTLDPDAVEAVLERRSDVVGLLPVHLYGLAANMPALNALADDHDLFVLEDACQAHGAQINGERVGSIGDAACFSFYPTKNMTTGEGGVVTTDNEDVAQRTQQFVNHGRGQSGTGGYDHIDLGHNFRMTSIAGAIGSGQLERLPDFNEARRKTAAYYDEQFAELPLETPTEPRGYRHVYHQYTVRTDSPAERDALAETLEAHDVDSAVYYDTPIHRQPAYESVSTAAASFPEAERAAETVLSLPVHPGLSDAERRTVVEAVTKHYTSQ; encoded by the coding sequence ATGAGTGAGACGAACGTCGATACCGAGACTGAGTCGGAACACGCTAAGAGCATCGACGCGGAACCAACGGAGCCGACAGCACCGAGCGAGGAGACCGACGGCTCGGTCTCGATTGCAGACCCGGACGTCAGTGACGCAGTTGCCGACCGCGTCCAGTCTGTGATCGAAGGCGGTGGGCTCGCAGACGGTCCGGAAGTCCGTGCCTTCGAAGACGAGTTTGCAGCCTACTGCGTCGCCGAGCAGGCTGTCGCGACCTCGAACGGAACGACCGCGCTGCACGCCGCACTCGAGGCGTTCGGCGTTGGCAAGGGCGACGCAGTACTGACGTCTCCGTTCTCGTTCGTCGCGAGTGCGAACGCGATTCGACTCGCCGGCGCGACACCCGTTTTTGCGGATATCGACCCCGAGACGTACACGCTCGATCCCGACGCTGTCGAGGCAGTCCTCGAGCGCCGATCTGACGTCGTCGGCTTACTGCCGGTGCATCTGTACGGACTAGCAGCGAACATGCCTGCCCTGAACGCGCTCGCAGACGACCACGACTTGTTCGTCCTCGAGGACGCCTGTCAGGCCCATGGCGCACAGATCAACGGCGAGCGCGTCGGCTCGATTGGCGATGCGGCGTGCTTCTCGTTCTACCCGACGAAGAATATGACGACCGGCGAGGGCGGTGTCGTCACGACGGATAACGAGGATGTCGCCCAGCGAACCCAACAGTTCGTCAATCATGGGCGCGGCCAGAGCGGCACCGGCGGCTACGATCACATCGACCTCGGGCACAACTTCCGGATGACAAGCATTGCGGGCGCAATCGGCTCCGGCCAACTCGAGCGCCTACCAGATTTCAATGAGGCTCGCCGCAAGACGGCCGCTTACTACGACGAGCAGTTCGCAGAGTTGCCACTCGAGACGCCGACGGAACCCCGTGGCTACCGACACGTCTATCATCAGTACACGGTCCGCACCGACAGTCCTGCCGAACGAGACGCGCTTGCGGAGACGCTCGAGGCACACGACGTCGATTCGGCGGTGTACTACGATACGCCGATTCACCGACAGCCAGCCTACGAGTCGGTGAGTACGGCTGCTGCGTCGTTCCCCGAAGCCGAGCGAGCAGCTGAGACCGTCCTGTCCCTGCCAGTCCATCCCGGATTGTCCGACGCTGAGCGACGAACCGTTGTCGAAGCAGTTACCAAACATTACACCTCCCAATGA
- a CDS encoding acyltransferase, producing MSEAIPSQVVRGDGCTIDDEATVGYGEFDEPTTLGDDATVRAGAIVYGNVTIGDGFMTGHDVLVRENTTIGDDVLVGTKTVIDGETTIGSDVSLQTNVYIPTNTTIGDNVFIGPSAALTNDEYPVRTDTGLEGPTIEDGASIGANATLLPGVTIGENAFVAAGSVVTDDVPANSLAVGTPATIQDLPEPLEGPNEIA from the coding sequence ATGAGTGAAGCAATCCCCAGTCAAGTCGTTCGCGGCGACGGCTGTACGATCGACGATGAGGCAACCGTTGGCTACGGTGAGTTCGATGAGCCAACGACGCTCGGCGACGACGCGACGGTTCGAGCTGGCGCAATCGTCTACGGCAACGTCACGATCGGCGACGGGTTCATGACCGGCCACGATGTGCTGGTCCGTGAGAACACGACGATTGGCGACGATGTTCTCGTCGGGACGAAGACCGTCATCGACGGCGAGACGACCATCGGCTCGGATGTGAGCCTACAGACGAACGTCTACATCCCGACGAACACCACGATCGGCGACAACGTCTTCATTGGTCCCAGCGCTGCCCTGACCAACGACGAGTACCCGGTCCGAACGGACACTGGACTCGAGGGGCCGACAATCGAAGACGGCGCATCAATCGGTGCGAACGCGACGCTGCTGCCCGGTGTGACGATTGGCGAGAACGCCTTCGTCGCAGCCGGGTCGGTCGTCACCGACGACGTTCCAGCGAACAGTCTTGCGGTCGGAACGCCAGCGACGATCCAGGACCTCCCCGAACCGCTCGAGGGACCGAACGAAATCGCGTGA
- a CDS encoding NAD-dependent epimerase/dehydratase family protein, with product MTGEPKIAAVTGATGFLGSHLCKRLLEDGWTVRALSRPTSDRGDLEGPDFEDADLEWYTGDVFDSEVLASMVTDTDAVFHLAGVGLWSASPKTVKQVNRDGTATVLSACRTSDNVGRLVFTSTAGTRQPNETSPFADETDVAEPIGAYQSSKAEAEQLVDRYASTGGDAVTVHPTSVFGPGDESFTPQLLSMGLEPTMPAYLPGGLSIVGVSDVIDGIIAAYEKGGSGEHYILGGENLTYDRAVSRISDHLGGVPARIPVPAQAIHAAGPVAEAVGTVTDHQVFPFNRRMAKLATERLFYTSEKAKTELGYEYAPLEEHLPETVTWYREEFQ from the coding sequence ATGACAGGAGAACCCAAAATCGCAGCCGTAACAGGAGCAACGGGCTTTCTCGGCTCGCATCTCTGTAAGCGCCTCCTCGAGGATGGTTGGACCGTCCGCGCACTCTCTCGACCCACGTCGGATCGGGGTGATCTCGAGGGTCCAGATTTTGAGGATGCCGATCTCGAGTGGTACACCGGCGACGTGTTCGACAGCGAGGTCTTAGCGTCGATGGTGACTGACACGGACGCCGTCTTTCATCTCGCAGGGGTTGGCCTCTGGAGCGCCAGCCCGAAAACGGTCAAGCAGGTCAATCGCGACGGGACAGCGACCGTGCTCTCAGCGTGTCGGACCAGCGATAACGTTGGCCGACTGGTCTTTACGAGCACGGCTGGGACGCGCCAGCCGAACGAAACCTCGCCGTTCGCGGACGAGACCGACGTTGCCGAACCAATCGGTGCGTATCAATCCTCGAAAGCCGAAGCCGAGCAGTTGGTCGACCGCTACGCCAGCACCGGCGGCGATGCCGTTACCGTCCATCCAACGTCGGTGTTTGGCCCCGGCGACGAGTCGTTCACCCCACAACTGCTCTCGATGGGCCTTGAGCCGACGATGCCAGCCTACCTCCCCGGTGGGCTGAGTATCGTCGGTGTCTCGGACGTGATCGACGGCATCATCGCGGCCTACGAAAAAGGCGGCTCCGGCGAGCACTACATCCTCGGCGGCGAGAACCTGACCTACGACCGCGCTGTTTCGCGGATCTCCGACCACCTTGGCGGCGTCCCAGCCCGGATTCCCGTTCCCGCGCAGGCGATTCATGCCGCTGGGCCGGTCGCCGAAGCCGTCGGCACCGTGACGGACCACCAGGTGTTCCCGTTCAACCGCCGGATGGCCAAACTCGCGACCGAACGGCTGTTCTACACCTCCGAGAAGGCCAAGACCGAACTGGGCTACGAGTACGCACCGCTCGAGGAGCACTTACCCGAGACGGTCACCTGGTACCGCGAGGAGTTCCAGTAG
- a CDS encoding glycosyltransferase family 2 protein — protein MYNDKTIGVVVTAYNEEAFVGNVIETVPAYVDRIYAVDDASPDGSWSVIQRVADQLNEEATPEPAVALTDGGDDRRVVPIQHDENRGYGAAVKTGYKRAAEDGIDVVAVLNGDGQMDPEIMDRIIDPVVTGEADYAKGNRLLTADDRDGMSSFRLFGNAMLTGLSKFASGYWTVGDPQNGYTAISSETIEELDLESITDQYGFLNHILTHLNVNERRVADVSMSAVYGDEESSIKYTSFIRYVSMLLLRSFCWRLNRRYVVEGFNPAVVFYGAGSAGLAGGVAGAITSIARGLRGKEGFTGLLASFVALLLGVVSLGVAIAMDAAENENLETTSYETTAETANGATASSAPADSNAATAVGQDSSQEPSHVVSHPETGNGTSTNTDPDAGTNPSAT, from the coding sequence ATGTATAACGACAAGACAATCGGCGTCGTCGTAACGGCGTACAACGAGGAGGCGTTCGTCGGGAACGTTATCGAGACGGTTCCGGCGTACGTCGACCGAATTTACGCTGTTGATGACGCCTCACCCGACGGAAGCTGGAGCGTTATTCAGCGCGTGGCGGATCAGCTCAACGAGGAGGCGACTCCCGAACCGGCGGTTGCACTCACCGATGGTGGCGACGATCGGCGCGTTGTGCCAATCCAACACGACGAAAACCGTGGGTACGGTGCGGCGGTCAAAACCGGCTACAAGCGCGCCGCCGAGGACGGAATCGACGTCGTCGCCGTCCTGAACGGAGACGGCCAGATGGACCCCGAAATCATGGATCGGATCATCGACCCCGTCGTCACCGGCGAGGCCGACTACGCGAAGGGCAACCGACTCCTCACTGCCGATGATCGCGACGGGATGTCCTCGTTCCGGCTGTTCGGCAACGCCATGCTGACCGGCCTCTCGAAGTTCGCCTCGGGCTACTGGACCGTCGGCGACCCACAGAACGGCTACACAGCCATCTCGAGTGAGACCATCGAGGAACTCGACCTCGAGTCGATCACTGACCAGTACGGCTTCCTCAATCACATCCTGACTCACCTCAACGTCAACGAACGCCGGGTGGCCGACGTGTCGATGTCGGCGGTCTACGGTGACGAGGAATCGAGCATTAAGTACACGTCGTTCATCCGCTACGTCTCCATGCTGTTGTTGCGGAGTTTCTGCTGGCGGCTCAACCGCCGCTACGTCGTCGAGGGCTTCAACCCCGCAGTGGTCTTCTACGGCGCTGGCTCTGCGGGTCTGGCTGGCGGCGTCGCAGGTGCAATCACCTCGATCGCTCGCGGACTTCGCGGGAAAGAGGGCTTTACCGGCCTGCTCGCATCGTTCGTCGCCCTTCTGCTCGGCGTCGTCTCACTCGGTGTCGCCATCGCGATGGACGCCGCGGAGAACGAGAATCTCGAGACGACCAGTTACGAGACAACGGCCGAAACGGCAAACGGGGCAACCGCTTCGAGTGCGCCGGCTGATTCAAATGCGGCGACGGCCGTCGGACAGGACTCGAGTCAGGAGCCATCGCACGTGGTCTCGCATCCGGAGACTGGGAACGGAACCAGCACAAACACGGATCCTGACGCTGGCACGAATCCAAGCGCGACCTAA
- a CDS encoding nucleotide sugar dehydrogenase codes for MTAAKDAAPDVPALYDSSVDESNQHDLLTSGEIPVAVYGLGKMGLPLAGVYAETTGNVTGVDVDPSVVETINGGESHVIGEPGLDNLVSEQVDAGRLEATTDGAAAAANARIHVIIVPTLIDEDSQPNLATVESVADDIAAGLSPGDLVLAESTLPPTSCRDVIKPHLEQESGLSGDEFGLAFCPERTSSGRALEDIRGAYPKVVGGVDDESTRAASVVYDEISDNEVHPVSDATTAESVKVFEGVYRDVNIGLANELGRLADELGISVREAIETANDLPMCQLHEPGPGVGGHCIPYYPHFLLSQNEEPLDVTRTARAVNDGMPSVVVDRLEQELAATGTDLADATVAVLGITYRPGVEETRASPALGVIEDLNDRGADVLGVDPLVDPAAYGARPLEVTDLASAAETLDAAVLVTPQTEFEQIEWADLEPMVVVDGRDALDLAATHHRVYTLAGSSDGRPPRPESVNGERTGLEAGARTEPETEAEPGTTRTDGGFDV; via the coding sequence ATGACGGCAGCTAAGGACGCCGCTCCGGACGTGCCCGCCCTCTACGACTCGAGCGTCGACGAATCGAACCAGCACGACCTGCTTACCAGCGGCGAGATTCCCGTCGCCGTCTACGGGCTGGGCAAAATGGGGCTCCCGCTTGCAGGCGTCTACGCCGAGACGACGGGCAACGTCACGGGTGTCGACGTTGATCCGAGCGTCGTCGAGACGATCAATGGCGGCGAGAGCCACGTCATCGGCGAACCCGGACTCGACAACCTCGTCTCCGAACAGGTCGACGCCGGCCGACTCGAGGCGACGACAGACGGCGCAGCGGCAGCCGCCAACGCGCGCATCCACGTTATCATCGTGCCGACGCTGATCGATGAGGACAGTCAGCCGAACCTCGCAACCGTCGAATCCGTCGCCGACGATATCGCAGCCGGTCTGTCGCCGGGCGATCTGGTCCTCGCCGAGTCGACGCTGCCGCCAACCTCCTGTCGCGACGTAATCAAGCCCCACCTCGAGCAAGAAAGCGGGCTCTCGGGCGACGAGTTCGGGCTTGCCTTTTGTCCCGAGCGCACCTCGAGTGGCCGCGCGTTAGAAGATATTCGGGGCGCGTATCCGAAGGTCGTCGGCGGCGTCGACGACGAGAGTACCCGCGCGGCGAGCGTCGTTTACGACGAAATTTCGGACAACGAGGTCCACCCGGTCTCGGACGCGACAACCGCGGAGTCGGTCAAAGTTTTCGAAGGCGTTTACCGCGACGTAAACATCGGCCTGGCGAACGAACTCGGCCGGCTCGCAGACGAACTCGGCATCTCGGTCCGCGAGGCAATCGAGACCGCAAACGACCTCCCGATGTGCCAGCTCCACGAGCCCGGACCCGGTGTCGGCGGCCACTGCATCCCCTACTATCCGCACTTCCTGCTCTCGCAAAACGAGGAGCCACTCGACGTGACCCGAACCGCTCGAGCGGTCAACGATGGGATGCCGTCGGTCGTCGTCGACCGCCTCGAGCAGGAACTCGCCGCGACCGGCACGGATCTCGCAGACGCGACGGTTGCTGTCCTCGGGATTACGTACCGGCCTGGCGTCGAAGAAACGCGCGCCTCGCCTGCGCTTGGCGTTATCGAGGACCTGAACGACCGGGGTGCGGACGTTCTCGGTGTCGACCCGCTCGTCGACCCTGCAGCGTACGGTGCCCGCCCGCTCGAGGTTACAGACCTTGCGAGTGCAGCCGAGACGCTCGATGCGGCTGTCCTCGTTACTCCACAGACAGAGTTCGAGCAGATCGAGTGGGCAGACCTCGAGCCGATGGTCGTCGTGGACGGTCGCGACGCGCTCGACCTCGCAGCAACGCACCACCGGGTCTACACGCTCGCTGGGAGCAGTGATGGACGGCCGCCGCGTCCAGAGTCGGTCAACGGCGAGCGCACCGGACTCGAGGCGGGAGCACGTACCGAACCCGAGACCGAGGCGGAACCCGGCACAACCCGAACAGACGGTGGATTCGATGTATAA
- a CDS encoding glycosyltransferase: MHVLTLTTNADAPFMNEQMRALERRGVSFSMLPVSGKGDGGNSRSPVDYLRYVPEVIAEAGNDYDLIHAHYGLIAPMALAQLRKPVVLSLWGSDLYGPVGPVSRACAPLCDELVVMSEEMQSTLGRPCEVIPDGVDLEKFQPKPQAEARRAVDWDEDDYQILFPYLPDRDVKNYPRARRIVNAVNGRLERPVRLQTVYGVDHDTVPDYMNAADALLLTSRSEGSPNSVKEALACNTPVVSVDVGDVSERLAGVTPSLASDDDSELIDELVSILESDVEPNGREAAREVSVERTADQMIDVYERVSGTRVSESSPDAVARAAEPLE; this comes from the coding sequence ATGCACGTCCTCACGCTGACAACGAACGCCGATGCGCCGTTCATGAACGAGCAGATGCGCGCGCTCGAGCGACGGGGTGTCTCGTTTTCCATGCTCCCGGTTTCGGGCAAGGGGGACGGGGGAAACTCGCGCAGTCCGGTTGATTATCTGCGATACGTCCCGGAGGTCATCGCCGAAGCCGGGAACGACTACGACCTGATTCATGCCCACTACGGACTAATCGCACCGATGGCACTCGCACAGCTTCGCAAGCCGGTCGTGCTCTCGTTGTGGGGCTCAGACCTCTACGGGCCAGTCGGTCCCGTGAGCCGCGCCTGTGCGCCGCTGTGTGACGAACTCGTCGTCATGTCCGAAGAGATGCAATCGACGCTCGGTCGCCCGTGTGAGGTGATCCCCGACGGCGTCGACTTGGAAAAATTCCAGCCCAAACCACAGGCCGAGGCGCGCCGCGCGGTCGACTGGGACGAAGACGACTACCAGATTCTCTTTCCGTATCTCCCCGACCGCGACGTGAAAAACTACCCGCGCGCGCGCCGGATCGTCAACGCCGTCAACGGCCGCCTCGAGCGCCCAGTTCGATTACAGACCGTCTATGGCGTCGACCACGACACCGTTCCCGACTATATGAACGCCGCCGACGCTCTGCTTTTGACCTCTCGCAGCGAGGGCTCACCGAACTCCGTCAAAGAAGCGCTGGCCTGTAATACACCAGTTGTCTCCGTCGACGTCGGCGATGTCTCCGAGCGGCTCGCAGGCGTCACCCCCTCGCTCGCCTCCGACGACGATAGCGAACTGATCGACGAACTCGTGTCCATCCTCGAGTCGGATGTCGAACCGAACGGCCGCGAGGCGGCCCGCGAGGTCAGCGTCGAACGAACAGCCGACCAGATGATCGACGTGTACGAACGCGTTTCTGGCACACGCGTCTCGGAATCGTCACCGGATGCTGTTGCTCGAGCAGCGGAACCGCTCGAGTGA
- a CDS encoding polysaccharide deacetylase family protein: protein MGSVVLSLDAELGWGFHDLESPPSNRVEAGRRGWSTMLELCETYEIPATWAVVGHLMLESCDGRHEEHPAPPGWFERERGAWADREELRFAPDLVDALLASSVDHEFASHSFSHVLFGDAETDHALATAELEQATAIADEWGQSLESFIYPRNDVGHRDVLADYGLAAYRGKSPTEDGLRGIVDTRVRDQSLLVEPSVDEFGLVNVPASMFLFGFEGPARTVVESVWTDPMVAQARRGIDEAVRSDGIFHMWLHPNNLTHKRDDRRMRAILSYLAHQRAETTLTVETMAQVAHRVTTTANANGQTVAVDGRSASDD, encoded by the coding sequence GTGGGTAGTGTCGTGCTCTCGCTAGATGCCGAACTCGGCTGGGGATTTCACGACCTCGAGTCCCCGCCATCCAACCGCGTCGAGGCTGGCCGCCGCGGCTGGTCGACGATGCTCGAGCTGTGCGAAACCTACGAGATCCCGGCGACCTGGGCTGTCGTTGGCCATCTGATGCTCGAGTCTTGTGATGGGCGTCACGAGGAGCATCCGGCCCCACCAGGCTGGTTCGAGCGAGAACGAGGAGCGTGGGCCGACCGCGAGGAGCTGCGATTCGCCCCAGACCTCGTCGACGCACTGCTCGCATCGTCCGTCGACCACGAGTTTGCGAGCCACTCGTTTTCGCACGTTCTGTTCGGTGACGCCGAGACGGATCATGCTCTCGCGACAGCCGAACTCGAGCAGGCAACGGCAATCGCCGACGAGTGGGGCCAGTCACTCGAGTCGTTCATCTACCCGCGAAATGATGTTGGACACCGGGACGTACTGGCCGACTATGGCCTTGCTGCGTACCGTGGAAAATCGCCAACCGAAGACGGATTGCGCGGGATTGTCGACACACGAGTCCGAGACCAGTCGCTGCTTGTCGAGCCATCCGTGGACGAGTTCGGACTCGTGAACGTCCCGGCGTCCATGTTTCTGTTTGGGTTCGAAGGACCAGCACGAACCGTCGTCGAGTCGGTCTGGACCGACCCAATGGTTGCACAGGCCCGGCGCGGAATCGACGAAGCGGTTCGATCAGATGGAATCTTCCACATGTGGTTGCACCCCAATAACCTCACCCACAAACGCGATGACCGACGAATGCGTGCGATCCTGTCGTACCTCGCCCACCAGCGTGCCGAAACCACCCTCACTGTCGAAACGATGGCTCAGGTCGCTCACCGAGTTACGACAACGGCCAACGCCAACGGCCAAACGGTTGCCGTCGATGGACGGTCCGCAAGCGACGATTAG
- a CDS encoding Gfo/Idh/MocA family protein produces MPPTRLLSRWTDSSALSVGVLGVGNIGLVHLKSACAMPGVDVVAAADAIPENRERADAAGVSHTYDDYTTLLHSEDLDAAVIALPPFLHADALEEAAKAGVDVFVEKPFARSTEEADQMLEVAADAGIHVGVDHTLRYQPDMLGVKEAYEDGSVGHVPYASITRLNDGPLGRPPIENPPPSWPLDPDAAGGGSLLELGIHCFDVLEWLFGDLKVESAAMGETLDVPVEDAATVLMRAPETETTVTLHCGSYQWEQLPEVNTRLRLEGITGTISNQDHLRNNFYAGAAKSALENVASRVAGDRTVFGPTFYLQAHYRALEDFIDAVRNDETPPVDGESGRRTLALAETAYELADETDRDEVPPPEVSS; encoded by the coding sequence ATGCCACCAACACGACTTCTCAGCCGGTGGACCGACTCGAGCGCGCTCTCTGTTGGCGTTCTCGGCGTCGGCAATATCGGTCTCGTTCATCTGAAATCGGCGTGTGCAATGCCGGGCGTCGACGTTGTCGCCGCCGCAGATGCGATCCCGGAAAACCGCGAACGCGCCGACGCGGCCGGCGTTTCCCACACGTACGATGACTATACGACGTTACTTCACTCCGAAGACCTCGATGCCGCAGTCATTGCACTGCCACCGTTTTTGCACGCTGATGCCCTCGAGGAGGCCGCAAAGGCCGGCGTCGACGTCTTCGTCGAGAAACCGTTCGCCCGCTCGACCGAGGAGGCCGACCAGATGCTCGAGGTTGCTGCGGACGCTGGTATCCACGTCGGCGTCGATCACACGCTTCGCTACCAGCCGGATATGCTTGGCGTGAAAGAGGCATACGAAGACGGGTCCGTTGGTCACGTCCCGTACGCCTCGATCACGCGGCTCAACGACGGCCCGCTCGGTCGGCCACCGATCGAGAACCCGCCGCCATCGTGGCCGCTCGATCCCGACGCGGCCGGCGGCGGCTCATTGCTCGAACTTGGAATCCACTGTTTCGACGTCCTCGAGTGGCTCTTTGGTGACCTCAAGGTCGAGAGCGCGGCGATGGGCGAGACGCTCGATGTGCCAGTCGAAGACGCTGCGACAGTTCTCATGCGTGCGCCCGAGACGGAGACGACGGTCACGCTTCACTGTGGCTCCTACCAGTGGGAACAGCTCCCAGAGGTGAACACTCGACTGCGACTCGAGGGGATCACGGGCACGATCAGCAACCAGGACCACCTGCGAAACAACTTCTATGCGGGCGCGGCCAAATCCGCCCTCGAGAACGTTGCCAGCCGCGTCGCGGGCGATCGAACCGTCTTTGGGCCGACGTTCTACCTGCAGGCCCACTACAGGGCACTCGAGGACTTCATCGATGCCGTTCGAAACGACGAGACGCCGCCAGTCGACGGCGAAAGTGGACGACGAACGCTCGCGCTCGCGGAAACAGCCTACGAACTGGCCGACGAGACCGACCGTGATGAAGTGCCCCCACCGGAGGTATCCTCCTGA
- a CDS encoding DUF362 domain-containing protein, with translation MAQHTVRGATTDADDRRGGWTPDIDTRLARLESPVRAVVDATLSSLTRSEPDQITIVPDIHYPFHPSTGMVSDPAVVGSLIGQFEDRTDADIAVAGATDEIIDVDRTAEYLGYPRLLERFDATTVDLADEQRTEAQREVDGWSTTVSVPDRLLESAVITVPTLRPTEAGPIAGGVRTLAEFVDSSGDDALAAVAATRAIDPPVSILDATVAYGSDPYAADALFAGATPAVDALGTSLLGRSITDDDVLSTAVGMTDNDKALSLSLEHVGPGDDVNLDAIRTRLEGGELPPTGDMHPAVTAAYRLYAGVSGDAVPPQLEH, from the coding sequence ATGGCGCAACACACCGTTCGCGGGGCCACAACGGACGCCGACGACCGACGCGGCGGCTGGACACCCGATATTGACACCCGACTGGCCCGACTCGAGTCCCCTGTTCGAGCCGTGGTCGACGCCACGCTCAGTTCGCTCACTCGATCGGAGCCGGATCAGATTACGATCGTCCCTGATATTCACTATCCGTTTCATCCGTCGACAGGGATGGTGAGTGATCCCGCCGTGGTCGGGTCGCTCATTGGCCAGTTCGAGGACCGAACCGACGCCGATATCGCCGTCGCGGGCGCGACCGACGAGATCATCGACGTCGACCGGACGGCTGAGTATCTCGGCTATCCACGCCTGCTCGAGCGCTTCGACGCAACGACTGTCGATCTCGCCGACGAACAGCGAACGGAGGCCCAACGCGAGGTCGACGGCTGGTCGACCACCGTCTCAGTTCCGGACCGACTGCTCGAGAGTGCGGTCATTACGGTCCCGACGCTGCGTCCAACGGAAGCGGGGCCGATTGCAGGCGGGGTGAGAACACTCGCGGAGTTCGTCGACTCGAGCGGCGATGATGCACTCGCGGCGGTCGCTGCAACGCGCGCTATCGACCCACCCGTCTCGATTCTGGACGCAACGGTCGCCTACGGCAGTGATCCGTACGCTGCTGACGCACTCTTTGCAGGCGCAACTCCGGCAGTCGACGCGCTCGGAACCTCGCTGCTCGGGCGCTCGATCACCGACGACGACGTGCTCAGCACGGCCGTCGGCATGACTGACAACGACAAAGCGCTCTCGCTCTCTCTCGAGCACGTTGGTCCCGGCGACGACGTCAATCTCGACGCGATCCGCACACGGCTCGAGGGCGGTGAGTTGCCACCGACAGGCGACATGCATCCCGCGGTCACAGCAGCCTATCGCCTGTATGCCGGCGTCAGCGGCGATGCCGTTCCACCACAACTCGAACACTAA
- a CDS encoding Gfo/Idh/MocA family protein, which produces MSTEHTLSTARTTAGVIGVGAMGANHARVYSELPNVELAGVTDHDADIARQVADEYGTDALTLEELLERCDVVSVAVPTHVHYDLVTTCLEADVNVLVEKPIAETVEEGRRMAALAEERGLVLQVGHIERFNPAVQTIAELIDELDVISLEAERLGPPIDRTAPGNVIFDLMVHDVDIVGSILDSTPNSITAMGTEDGRYATATMEYNDVVASLTASRVTQKKVRKLNVTARECFVEVDYLEQSVLIHRDSYPEYVNDEGQKRYRHESVVERPRIDNGEPLRHELASFVESVRANDKPEVTPQDGIEALQAVQTIDQLVEDRQGQKPATVLSEGDHDSDEREVEAP; this is translated from the coding sequence ATGAGCACGGAACACACGCTCTCTACAGCACGAACCACCGCAGGCGTCATCGGCGTTGGCGCGATGGGCGCCAACCACGCACGCGTGTATAGTGAGTTACCGAACGTCGAATTAGCCGGCGTCACCGACCACGACGCCGACATTGCCAGGCAGGTCGCAGACGAGTACGGCACTGACGCGCTCACGCTCGAGGAACTACTCGAGCGCTGTGACGTCGTGAGCGTCGCCGTTCCGACGCATGTCCACTACGATCTGGTGACGACCTGTCTCGAGGCGGACGTCAACGTCTTAGTCGAGAAGCCAATCGCAGAGACAGTCGAAGAAGGGCGACGCATGGCTGCCCTGGCAGAAGAACGCGGATTGGTCCTCCAGGTTGGCCACATCGAGCGATTCAACCCGGCCGTCCAGACGATCGCCGAACTGATCGACGAACTCGACGTCATCAGTCTCGAGGCCGAACGGCTCGGCCCGCCAATCGACCGGACTGCACCCGGCAACGTCATCTTCGATCTGATGGTCCACGACGTGGATATCGTCGGCTCGATCCTCGATTCAACGCCGAACTCGATCACCGCGATGGGGACCGAAGACGGCCGCTATGCGACCGCGACGATGGAGTACAACGACGTGGTCGCCTCGCTGACCGCCAGTCGCGTCACCCAGAAGAAGGTCCGCAAACTGAACGTCACCGCACGCGAGTGTTTCGTCGAGGTGGACTACCTCGAGCAGTCGGTCCTGATTCATCGCGACTCCTATCCGGAGTACGTTAACGACGAAGGTCAGAAACGGTATCGCCACGAGAGCGTCGTCGAACGCCCGCGTATCGACAACGGCGAACCGCTGCGCCACGAGTTAGCGTCGTTCGTCGAGAGCGTCCGAGCAAACGACAAACCGGAGGTCACTCCGCAAGACGGCATTGAGGCGCTTCAGGCGGTCCAGACGATCGATCAACTGGTCGAAGACAGACAGGGCCAGAAACCCGCCACCGTGCTATCCGAAGGCGACCATGACTCCGATGAGCGAGAGGTGGAAGCACCATGA